The following proteins come from a genomic window of Venturia canescens isolate UGA chromosome 4, ASM1945775v1, whole genome shotgun sequence:
- the LOC122408825 gene encoding dTTP/UTP pyrophosphatase isoform X2, with product MLFSKGELFWLVLHRDDRKSFEIWLIGINAECIPSSYDENLDRNKYSNHGEYVQDLAYYKVQEVWERVQKDEPPPVLVIGADTVVTMDDKIYGKPKDESDAFRILSCLAKKNHTVYTGVCLKTPKSEIKFYESTTVQFGDISEEQIKAYIKTGEPLDKAGGYGIQGVGGCLIEKIDGDYYTVMGMPLYSLIRHLNKLFSSK from the exons ATGCTCTTCTCAAAGGGCGAGTTATTCTGGCTAGTTCTTCACCGAGACGACAggaaatcattcgaaatttgGTTAATA GGAATCAATGCTGAGTGTATACCGTCGAGTTATGACGAGAATCTCGACAGAAACAAATATTCAAACCATGGCGAATACGTTCAAGATTTGGCTTATTACAAAGTGCAGGAAGTGTGGGAACGTGTTCAGAAAGATGAACCACCTCCAGTACTCGTAATTGGAGCTGACACGGTCGTTACAATGGACGATAAAATATATGGAAAACCAAAAGACGAGTCGGATGCATTTCGCATTCTTTCTTG tttagccaaaaaaaatcatacggtTTACACTGGAGTATGTTTGAAAACTCCCAaatcggaaataaaattttatgagAGTACAACAGTCCAGTTTGGTGATATATCCGAGGAACAAATTAAAGCTTATATCAAAACTGGAGAACCTTT GGACAAGGCAGGGGGTTATGGAATTCAAGGCGTGGGTGGatgtctgattgaaaaaattgatggagATTATTACACCGTGATGGGAATGCCACTCTACTCGTTGATTAGGCATTTGAACAAGCTGTTTTCTagcaaatag
- the Fis1 gene encoding mitochondrial fission 1 protein: MEDVLEEIVSSEDLKKFECAYNQQLQSSDNVSQKVQFEYAWCLVRSKYTADIQKGIILLEDLFNNHGESEKRDCLYYLAIGNARLKEYTRALHYVRAFLQVEPGNQQVQHLETLIKKKMEKEGLVGMAVAGGVIVGLAGILGLGIAMASKKS, encoded by the exons ATGGAAGACGTTTTAGAGGAAATAGTCTCGTCCGAAGATTTAAAG AAATTTGAATGCGCCTATAACCAACAACTACAATCTTCGGATAACGTATCACAAAAAGTTCAATTTGAATACGCTTGGTGTCTTGTCAGGAGTAAATATACAGCTGACATACAAAAGGGAATTATCCTTCTGGAAGATCTCTTCAATAATCATggagagagtgaaaaaagggATTGCCTGTATTATTTGGCAATCGGCAATGCTAGACTAAAG GAATATACGAGGGCGCTTCATTATGTTAGAGCTTTCCTGCAAGTTGAGCCTGGAAATCAGCAAGTTCAACATTTGGAAacattgataaaaaagaaaatggagaAAG AGGGTTTAGTTGGAATGGCTGTTGCGGGTGGTGTGATTGTTGGACTGGCAGGTATTCTTGGATTGGGAATAGCAATGGCCAGTAAAAAATCTTAG
- the LOC122408825 gene encoding dTTP/UTP pyrophosphatase isoform X1 produces the protein MLEPTTHALLKGRVILASSSPRRQEIIRNLGINAECIPSSYDENLDRNKYSNHGEYVQDLAYYKVQEVWERVQKDEPPPVLVIGADTVVTMDDKIYGKPKDESDAFRILSCLAKKNHTVYTGVCLKTPKSEIKFYESTTVQFGDISEEQIKAYIKTGEPLDKAGGYGIQGVGGCLIEKIDGDYYTVMGMPLYSLIRHLNKLFSSK, from the exons ATGTTGGAACCAACGACACATGCTCTTCTCAAAGGGCGAGTTATTCTGGCTAGTTCTTCACCGAGACGACAggaaatcattcgaaatttg GGAATCAATGCTGAGTGTATACCGTCGAGTTATGACGAGAATCTCGACAGAAACAAATATTCAAACCATGGCGAATACGTTCAAGATTTGGCTTATTACAAAGTGCAGGAAGTGTGGGAACGTGTTCAGAAAGATGAACCACCTCCAGTACTCGTAATTGGAGCTGACACGGTCGTTACAATGGACGATAAAATATATGGAAAACCAAAAGACGAGTCGGATGCATTTCGCATTCTTTCTTG tttagccaaaaaaaatcatacggtTTACACTGGAGTATGTTTGAAAACTCCCAaatcggaaataaaattttatgagAGTACAACAGTCCAGTTTGGTGATATATCCGAGGAACAAATTAAAGCTTATATCAAAACTGGAGAACCTTT GGACAAGGCAGGGGGTTATGGAATTCAAGGCGTGGGTGGatgtctgattgaaaaaattgatggagATTATTACACCGTGATGGGAATGCCACTCTACTCGTTGATTAGGCATTTGAACAAGCTGTTTTCTagcaaatag